A region of Polynucleobacter sp. JS-Mosq-20-D10 DNA encodes the following proteins:
- a CDS encoding ABC transporter ATP-binding protein, translating into MSSVKSAAPLLRYEDFSISFGSGRREKFAVSHLDLEIGVGERIALVGESGSGKTLTALAPLRLEPEGAKTSGRILWSGQSADASNPSVNLLDLPIQAIREIRGREIAMVFQEPMTALNPLFTIGNQIVEAVQIYEPLISKPDGMSAAIELLKKTGIPEPEKRFHSYPHQLSGGQRQRAMIAMALACKPRLLIADEPTTALDVSLRLQILDLLKELQEESKDHGGMAILLITHDLNLVKHFAQRVAVLNQGNLMEVGPTKQVFEHPDNAYTKALVNSEPVRNLAPVMPLAPVLLKTESLSVSYPGTESTSWFKKSSRHQVLRKVSFELKQGQTIGVIGESGSGKTTLGMAVLGLLGDSAAEITGTVDVLGKDWQKLKPLDRRAMRSSLQVIFQDPFGSLSPRMNVMQIVSEGLDVHFPNLSAAERESRVLDILREVGIDRSALTRYPHEFSGGQRQRIAIARALILKPQILVLDEPTSALDVSIQKQVLALLTELQKKYNLAYLMISHDLAVIRAMSHEVMVLKGGRVVEFGDTETLIKHPRQTYTKELFAAAELS; encoded by the coding sequence GGGGTAGGTGAGCGCATTGCCCTAGTTGGAGAGTCCGGTTCAGGTAAGACGCTGACTGCTTTAGCGCCACTACGTCTTGAGCCGGAGGGTGCAAAAACATCTGGTCGAATTTTGTGGAGTGGCCAGAGTGCAGATGCTAGTAATCCTTCTGTGAATTTGCTAGACCTACCAATACAAGCTATTCGTGAAATTCGTGGTCGTGAGATTGCCATGGTCTTCCAGGAGCCGATGACTGCGCTCAATCCTTTGTTTACTATCGGCAATCAGATTGTTGAGGCAGTGCAGATTTATGAGCCATTGATCTCTAAGCCTGACGGAATGTCTGCTGCAATTGAACTGCTTAAGAAGACGGGTATTCCGGAGCCAGAAAAACGCTTTCATTCTTATCCTCACCAGCTATCTGGTGGACAGCGCCAACGCGCCATGATTGCAATGGCCTTGGCTTGTAAACCCAGATTACTCATTGCAGACGAGCCTACTACCGCTTTGGACGTGAGCTTGCGTTTGCAGATTTTAGATTTACTCAAAGAGTTGCAGGAGGAGTCTAAGGATCACGGTGGCATGGCGATCTTATTAATTACCCATGACCTTAATTTAGTAAAGCATTTTGCTCAGCGTGTTGCCGTTCTCAATCAGGGCAACCTAATGGAAGTAGGGCCTACAAAGCAAGTCTTTGAGCATCCGGATAACGCGTATACAAAAGCGTTGGTCAACAGCGAACCTGTGCGCAACTTAGCACCAGTAATGCCTTTGGCACCCGTCCTATTAAAGACGGAGAGCTTATCTGTTTCTTATCCTGGCACAGAGTCCACCTCTTGGTTTAAAAAATCTTCACGTCATCAGGTCTTACGAAAGGTGAGCTTTGAGCTCAAGCAGGGACAGACTATCGGTGTCATTGGGGAGTCTGGTTCAGGTAAGACCACTTTAGGTATGGCAGTTTTAGGTTTGTTGGGTGATTCTGCAGCAGAGATCACGGGCACAGTAGATGTATTGGGTAAAGATTGGCAAAAGCTAAAACCATTGGATCGCCGAGCCATGCGCTCGAGTTTGCAGGTAATTTTTCAAGATCCATTTGGCTCACTTTCTCCGCGCATGAATGTGATGCAAATTGTTTCAGAGGGTTTGGATGTGCATTTTCCGAATTTGTCTGCGGCGGAGCGTGAGTCCCGCGTTCTCGATATTTTGCGAGAGGTGGGAATTGATCGTTCCGCTCTCACGCGCTATCCCCATGAATTTTCTGGCGGTCAGAGGCAGCGCATTGCCATTGCTCGTGCTTTGATTCTGAAGCCGCAGATCTTGGTATTGGATGAGCCAACTTCAGCATTAGATGTATCGATTCAAAAACAGGTGCTCGCATTGCTGACGGAGCTCCAGAAAAAATACAACTTAGCCTATTTGATGATTAGCCATGATTTGGCGGTCATTCGGGCAATGTCGCATGAGGTGATGGTGCTCAAAGGGGGTAGGGTGGTGGAGTTTGGTGATACTGAGACCCTCATTAAGCACCCTCGTCAGACTTACACCAAAGAGCTTTTTGCAGCCGCTGAACTGAGCTAA
- a CDS encoding C40 family peptidase, translated as MSLKKDLLPTLIQQLPIAALIAITLAANPARAVDAVADTAKDSSAEVVKETPKETMFQAGKSYFARVSDRLADSVTGKSDELINRAMEVIGVRYRWDAELPQSGLDGSSFVGYVFKDKLGFLLPRKSTQMSRVGKPITREELQPGDLVFFNTMRLTFSHVGIYVGDNKFIHSPSKGTSVRVDDLGSLYWDKRFDGARRLDGSDNLGDAERQELLNEVNKLKRKSRSL; from the coding sequence ATGTCCCTTAAAAAAGACCTCTTGCCAACGCTGATTCAGCAGTTGCCGATCGCTGCGCTGATTGCAATCACATTGGCTGCGAATCCCGCGCGAGCTGTGGATGCTGTTGCTGATACTGCAAAAGATTCGTCCGCAGAAGTTGTTAAAGAGACTCCTAAAGAAACCATGTTTCAGGCAGGTAAGTCTTACTTCGCCCGCGTGTCAGATCGTTTGGCAGATTCCGTTACCGGCAAATCAGATGAATTAATTAATCGCGCTATGGAAGTGATTGGCGTGCGTTACCGCTGGGATGCTGAGTTGCCGCAATCAGGTTTGGACGGTAGTAGTTTTGTTGGCTATGTTTTTAAAGATAAGCTAGGTTTTTTATTGCCACGCAAATCGACTCAAATGAGCCGAGTGGGCAAACCGATTACTCGTGAAGAATTGCAACCTGGTGACTTAGTGTTCTTCAACACCATGCGCTTAACTTTCTCTCATGTCGGCATTTATGTTGGTGACAATAAATTTATTCACTCTCCATCCAAAGGTACCAGTGTGCGTGTAGACGATCTTGGTAGCCTTTACTGGGATAAGCGCTTTGACGGTGCTCGCCGCTTAGACGGTAGTGACAATTTGGGTGATGCAGAGCGTCAAGAGTTGCTCAATGAAGTCAATAAGCTCAAGCGTAAGTCCCGTAGCCTTTGA
- a CDS encoding BrnA antitoxin family protein, with product MKNKSKINGENFEWSAEELRKSKTFKELPESLQAKLASRKLRGAQVLPTKVSTTIRLSSDVVEAFKASGSGWQTRIDLALKEWLREHTLA from the coding sequence ATGAAAAACAAATCCAAAATTAATGGTGAAAACTTCGAGTGGTCAGCTGAAGAGCTCAGAAAGTCAAAAACATTTAAAGAGTTGCCAGAGTCGCTACAAGCTAAATTAGCCTCTCGAAAACTTAGAGGGGCTCAAGTTTTACCAACGAAAGTATCAACTACCATTCGCTTGTCTAGCGACGTAGTCGAAGCATTTAAAGCATCCGGGTCGGGATGGCAAACTAGGATTGATTTAGCGCTCAAAGAATGGCTAAGGGAGCATACACTCGCTTAG
- a CDS encoding patatin-like phospholipase family protein, which produces MHEITALPPLSSPETDARRRFLGLGLGLGALLGGSSLAGCSLMSSRKPVIGLALGAGAARGFAHVGVIKALEAQGIRPDIVVGSSAGSVIAALLASGATGNDLNRLALSLDEATIADWGLPFAGRFGGLIKGDALQNMVNREVQNKSIEQMRIPLGIVATELQSGKGILFRSGNTGLAVRASCSVPGVFQPAVISGKEYVDGGLVAPVPVSYARQMGATLVIAVNISSEPVHQDASGTFGVMQQTISIMQRSINQYELKSADIVITPLLKQMSSGDFKSRNAAILAGEVAAQEQMGLIKERLKQ; this is translated from the coding sequence ATGCACGAAATTACAGCCCTACCCCCTCTTTCATCCCCTGAGACCGATGCAAGACGTCGTTTTCTGGGCTTAGGCCTAGGTTTAGGGGCTCTGCTTGGGGGCTCGAGTCTGGCTGGTTGTAGCTTAATGAGTAGTCGCAAGCCTGTCATTGGCCTTGCGTTAGGGGCGGGTGCCGCCCGAGGTTTTGCCCATGTGGGTGTTATTAAGGCTTTAGAGGCGCAAGGTATTCGACCCGATATCGTGGTCGGCAGTAGCGCCGGAAGCGTTATTGCGGCATTACTTGCCTCTGGTGCTACTGGAAATGATCTCAATCGACTCGCCTTAAGTCTTGATGAAGCCACCATTGCCGACTGGGGACTCCCTTTTGCGGGAAGATTTGGCGGCCTCATTAAAGGGGACGCCCTGCAAAACATGGTGAATCGTGAAGTGCAAAATAAGTCTATCGAGCAAATGCGGATACCCCTGGGGATTGTGGCGACTGAACTGCAATCCGGTAAAGGTATTTTGTTTCGCTCTGGCAATACAGGTCTAGCAGTGCGCGCCTCCTGTAGTGTTCCAGGTGTATTCCAGCCAGCAGTCATTAGCGGCAAAGAGTATGTTGACGGCGGCTTAGTTGCCCCCGTACCAGTGAGTTATGCCAGGCAGATGGGCGCAACGCTGGTGATTGCGGTCAACATCTCATCAGAGCCTGTTCATCAGGATGCCAGCGGAACCTTTGGCGTTATGCAACAAACCATATCCATCATGCAGCGAAGTATTAATCAATATGAGCTCAAGAGCGCCGATATTGTGATCACGCCCCTACTCAAACAAATGAGTAGCGGTGACTTCAAATCTAGAAATGCCGCCATTCTTGCTGGTGAGGTTGCAGCACAGGAGCAAATGGGGTTGATTAAGGAAAGGTTGAAGCAGTAA
- the scpB gene encoding SMC-Scp complex subunit ScpB has product MPDSPNFMDDHNKRVIETALLCAQEPLTVADMTRLFVEDIAAGEIDHALTELQKAWEDKGMELVHIATGWRFQSRLAMREYLDRLTPEKPPKYSRAVIETLAIIAYRQPVTRGEIEEIRGVAVSSNVMKQLEDRGWVEVIGHKETIGRPGLYATTKQFLDDLSLTNLQSLPMLEDAAPMAAAAQLGQAVMEFDPSATVETVIELDENGQPIIQLTDDESVDDESMSEEISEAVEAVTPESEDKSDEPK; this is encoded by the coding sequence ATGCCTGATAGCCCGAATTTTATGGATGATCACAATAAACGCGTAATTGAAACAGCCCTCTTGTGCGCGCAAGAACCACTCACAGTTGCTGATATGACGCGCTTATTTGTGGAAGATATTGCCGCTGGTGAAATTGATCATGCTCTTACCGAGCTTCAAAAAGCCTGGGAAGATAAAGGCATGGAGTTAGTGCACATTGCAACTGGCTGGCGTTTTCAGAGCCGCTTAGCAATGCGTGAATATCTTGATCGTTTGACCCCAGAAAAGCCGCCAAAGTATTCTCGTGCGGTGATTGAAACCTTGGCGATTATTGCCTACCGTCAGCCGGTGACACGTGGCGAGATCGAAGAGATTCGTGGTGTTGCAGTCAGTAGCAATGTGATGAAGCAGTTAGAGGATCGGGGTTGGGTTGAGGTGATTGGTCACAAAGAGACCATCGGTCGTCCCGGTTTGTATGCCACAACTAAGCAATTTTTAGACGATCTCAGTCTGACTAATTTACAAAGCTTGCCAATGTTAGAGGATGCTGCGCCAATGGCTGCAGCTGCGCAATTAGGTCAGGCGGTCATGGAATTTGATCCTAGTGCTACTGTTGAGACAGTCATCGAGTTAGATGAAAACGGTCAACCCATCATTCAGTTAACAGATGATGAATCGGTAGACGACGAATCCATGAGCGAAGAGATAAGTGAAGCAGTAGAAGCAGTTACTCCAGAGTCTGAAGACAAATCAGACGAACCAAAATAA
- the rluB gene encoding 23S rRNA pseudouridine(2605) synthase RluB encodes MTSHNENDSSPIKSTSDNSTGSESAPNHSEGAKGEGREGGPRRPRRQGAGAGKPFNKKRPFNKDRPRREGDPGGARDGVNHAAAKLAPNPAESEALFASVVSGEFDAALDAPEAIEVKNPDGVNENEISHQTGAERRAQRVRHDDDADTPSDDEMSSLQFANIDDLPLSLRDEVWSDLDGLDDEADDEDTVKLHKVLADVGMGSRRDMEDLIIQGRVSVNGLPAHIGQRIGPTDQVRINGKPVHRKIQTKPPRVIMYHKPSGEIVSQSDPEGRPTVFDRLPKPRQGRWIAVGRLDFNTEGLLLFTTSGELANRLMHPRYGVEREYAVRILGDLSQENMAQLKSGITLDDGQAKFLRLSMGGGEGANRWYHVALTEGRNREVRRMFEAVGHVVSRLIRTRYGIFLLPPRLRRGKWEEIEAGGIYNLMKFAGLKMPQPQDKGRGPSSGSHGRDRNPASSGDFQPDPMQTSVSYWGSRDALTQASGHGSLTHQGRGGKPGGGGSGEGRGPFRGRTQGGRPGAGGQGGQSQNRNKGKKVHHGQSAFVTASPQTPGNGPKRGAPKGRKPFNKGPRKPRNPSESF; translated from the coding sequence ATGACAAGTCATAACGAAAACGATTCATCTCCGATTAAATCTACATCGGATAACTCCACTGGTTCTGAGTCTGCGCCCAATCATTCAGAGGGTGCAAAAGGCGAAGGGCGTGAGGGTGGTCCACGTCGTCCACGCCGTCAGGGTGCGGGCGCTGGTAAGCCGTTTAATAAGAAACGTCCATTTAACAAGGATCGTCCTCGTCGCGAGGGCGACCCTGGTGGTGCGCGCGATGGCGTTAACCACGCAGCTGCCAAGCTGGCACCAAATCCGGCAGAAAGCGAAGCCTTGTTTGCTTCAGTAGTCTCTGGAGAATTCGATGCCGCATTAGATGCGCCTGAGGCCATTGAAGTTAAAAACCCAGATGGTGTGAATGAGAATGAGATTTCTCATCAAACTGGTGCAGAGCGTCGCGCACAACGTGTCCGTCATGACGATGATGCCGATACACCTAGCGATGATGAGATGAGTAGCTTGCAATTTGCCAACATCGATGACTTGCCGCTCAGCTTGCGTGATGAAGTTTGGTCAGACTTGGATGGCTTGGACGACGAAGCTGACGACGAAGATACTGTCAAGTTGCACAAGGTATTAGCTGATGTCGGCATGGGTTCACGTCGCGATATGGAAGACTTGATTATTCAAGGACGTGTGTCCGTGAATGGCTTGCCAGCCCATATTGGCCAGCGTATCGGGCCGACCGATCAGGTGCGTATTAACGGCAAGCCTGTGCATCGCAAGATTCAGACCAAGCCGCCACGCGTGATCATGTATCACAAGCCTTCTGGTGAAATCGTCAGTCAATCTGATCCAGAAGGTCGTCCAACTGTATTTGATCGTTTGCCAAAGCCACGTCAAGGACGTTGGATTGCAGTGGGGCGTTTGGACTTTAATACTGAAGGCCTCTTGCTATTTACAACTTCAGGTGAGCTGGCAAATCGCTTGATGCATCCTCGTTACGGCGTTGAGCGCGAGTACGCTGTCCGTATTTTGGGTGATTTGAGTCAAGAAAATATGGCTCAATTAAAGAGTGGTATTACCTTAGATGATGGCCAAGCCAAATTCTTACGACTTTCTATGGGTGGCGGAGAAGGTGCAAACCGTTGGTACCACGTTGCTTTGACTGAAGGCCGTAACCGTGAGGTACGCCGCATGTTTGAGGCAGTTGGGCATGTCGTCTCTCGCTTGATTCGTACTCGTTACGGCATTTTCTTATTACCTCCACGTTTGAGGCGCGGTAAGTGGGAAGAGATTGAGGCTGGCGGTATCTATAACTTAATGAAGTTTGCAGGCTTAAAAATGCCTCAACCCCAAGATAAGGGTCGTGGCCCCAGTTCTGGATCTCATGGAAGAGACCGTAATCCCGCCTCCAGTGGGGATTTTCAGCCAGACCCAATGCAAACCTCGGTTTCTTATTGGGGTTCACGGGATGCTTTAACCCAGGCCAGTGGTCATGGTTCTCTCACCCATCAAGGTCGGGGTGGTAAACCTGGCGGTGGTGGTTCTGGCGAGGGGCGCGGTCCTTTCCGGGGTCGTACTCAGGGCGGACGTCCAGGTGCAGGTGGTCAAGGTGGTCAGAGCCAGAACCGTAATAAAGGCAAAAAAGTCCATCATGGACAGTCTGCTTTTGTAACGGCAAGCCCTCAAACTCCAGGAAATGGCCCTAAACGAGGGGCACCTAAAGGGCGCAAACCCTTCAATAAAGGCCCTAGAAAACCGCGAAATCCAAGCGAAAGCTTCTGA
- the rimP gene encoding ribosome maturation factor RimP has translation MKDQRIISAEVENLGYTLVDIEREAGGLLRVTIENPDYERLINVQDCEKVSHQLSYTLPVENIPFERLEISSPGLDRPVKSAADYERFSGMEVDLKLRVAAGDRKKFRGVLQGLLSGELDSPDAKFGLLFEGADGAESQLEFSLAEVDKTRLVPVIDFKGRKS, from the coding sequence GTGAAGGATCAGCGGATTATTTCTGCAGAGGTAGAAAACCTAGGGTACACGCTAGTTGATATCGAGCGTGAAGCCGGAGGTTTGCTGCGTGTCACGATCGAAAACCCGGATTATGAGCGTTTGATTAATGTCCAGGATTGCGAAAAGGTAAGTCATCAACTGAGCTACACATTGCCAGTGGAAAACATTCCCTTTGAGCGTCTAGAGATTTCTTCTCCTGGTCTAGATCGCCCTGTTAAATCAGCGGCTGATTACGAGCGCTTTTCCGGAATGGAAGTGGATTTGAAATTGCGAGTTGCCGCTGGCGATCGCAAGAAGTTTCGTGGTGTGTTGCAAGGATTGCTGAGTGGTGAGTTGGATTCACCCGATGCGAAATTTGGTTTGTTGTTTGAAGGCGCTGATGGCGCTGAGTCTCAATTGGAGTTTTCTTTAGCCGAGGTCGATAAGACTCGGTTGGTCCCTGTTATTGATTTCAAAGGAAGAAAGTCATGA
- the nusA gene encoding transcription termination factor NusA, with the protein MSREVLMLADALAREKNVDQAIVFEALEMALASATKKRYPTEDVDIRVSIDRESGEYETFRRWLVVPDEAGLQEPDKEILHFEALEQFPDMEVGEYIEEQIESLAFGRIGAQAAKQVILQRIRDAEREQILNDYLERGEKVMTGTVKRADKNGLIIESGRVEALLRRDQMIPKENLRSGDRVRAYILKVDREARGPQIELSRTCPDFLIKLFENEVPEMEQGLLEIKGAARDPGIRAKIAVITYDKRIDPIGTCVGVRGTRVTAVRNEVAGEAVDIVLWSEDPAQFVIGALAPAQVSSIVVDEERHAMDVVVDEENLAIAIGRSGQNVRLASELTGWQINIMTPEESAEKTEKEAASVRQLFMDKLDVDQEVADILIEEGFNTLEEVAYVPLSEMLEIDSFDEDTVNELRTRARDSLLTMELAKEERVGEVSQDLRSLEGMTTELVAKLADNQVHTRDDLAELAVDELVEATQIDEETAKTLIMKAREHWFTS; encoded by the coding sequence ATGAGCCGAGAAGTTCTCATGTTGGCAGACGCCTTAGCGCGTGAAAAGAACGTAGATCAAGCGATTGTGTTTGAGGCGCTAGAAATGGCGTTGGCATCAGCTACTAAGAAACGTTATCCGACAGAAGATGTGGATATCCGTGTATCGATTGATCGCGAGTCTGGTGAATACGAAACCTTCCGTCGCTGGTTGGTTGTTCCTGATGAAGCAGGTCTCCAAGAGCCTGATAAAGAAATTCTGCATTTCGAAGCCCTCGAACAATTTCCTGATATGGAAGTTGGCGAATACATTGAAGAGCAAATCGAATCTTTAGCCTTTGGCCGTATTGGCGCACAAGCTGCCAAGCAAGTGATCTTGCAACGTATTCGTGATGCTGAGCGTGAGCAGATTCTGAACGACTACCTTGAGCGTGGCGAAAAAGTCATGACCGGTACCGTGAAGCGTGCTGACAAAAATGGTTTGATTATTGAGTCTGGTCGCGTTGAAGCCCTGCTGCGTCGCGATCAAATGATTCCTAAAGAGAACCTCCGTTCTGGTGATCGTGTTCGTGCTTACATCTTGAAAGTAGATCGTGAAGCCCGTGGTCCACAGATTGAGCTCTCACGTACTTGCCCAGATTTCTTGATCAAGTTATTCGAGAACGAAGTTCCAGAAATGGAGCAAGGTTTATTAGAGATTAAGGGTGCAGCACGCGATCCTGGTATCCGCGCAAAAATTGCTGTGATTACTTACGACAAGCGTATCGATCCAATTGGCACTTGCGTTGGCGTTCGTGGCACACGCGTTACTGCAGTTCGTAATGAAGTGGCTGGCGAGGCGGTAGATATTGTGTTGTGGTCTGAAGACCCAGCGCAGTTTGTGATTGGTGCCTTAGCTCCAGCACAAGTCTCTTCGATCGTAGTTGACGAAGAGCGTCACGCTATGGATGTGGTGGTTGATGAAGAGAACTTGGCAATTGCGATTGGCCGCAGTGGACAGAACGTCCGCCTGGCTAGCGAACTGACTGGTTGGCAGATCAACATCATGACTCCAGAAGAGTCTGCTGAGAAAACTGAAAAAGAAGCTGCTTCTGTACGTCAATTGTTCATGGATAAATTGGACGTTGACCAAGAAGTTGCTGATATTTTGATCGAAGAAGGTTTCAACACATTAGAAGAGGTTGCTTACGTACCCCTTTCTGAAATGTTGGAAATTGACTCTTTTGACGAAGACACCGTAAACGAATTGCGTACTCGTGCGCGTGACTCTCTCTTGACCATGGAATTGGCTAAGGAAGAGCGCGTTGGCGAAGTCTCACAAGATTTACGTTCCCTTGAGGGAATGACCACTGAACTGGTTGCCAAGCTTGCTGACAATCAAGTTCATACCCGTGACGACTTAGCTGAACTGGCTGTTGATGAGCTAGTTGAGGCGACACAAATTGACGAAGAAACCGCGAAAACGCTCATCATGAAAGCGCGCGAACATTGGTTTACTTCATGA
- the infB gene encoding translation initiation factor IF-2: protein MATTVKVLAKELKRTAPDLLEQLKAAGVEKGSEDDSITEKDKTVLLEHLQKEHGSADTGSRKKITLIKRENSEIRQADSAGRTRTVQVEVRKKRVLVKAGDKAPEEAPAPAAKKAVSAASAKPILSAEELEKRAAEATRQAELLARQEAEMKAAEDARQKEADAAAAASAAEPATEKSAKADGDAAAAKAAEKKAKADKAAKDIADANKVQLADITKRRAAAEAEALAIRDMMSTPARVLKAPSEIAAEEAKKGTLHKPAKVEGAEDKKKAVAKVGGKTIKSAETSSTWQEEGAKKPGGLKTRGDSSGGVGGWRSGGGRRKQRQIAEANVDTNFQVPTEAIVRDVNVPETITVAELAHAMAVKSAEVIKLLMGMGQMVTINQILDQDTAMIIVEEMGHTAHAAKLDDPDLDLGTAGHDAELLPRPPVVTVMGHVDHGKTSLLDKIRAAKVATGEAGGITQHIGAYHVETPRGMITFLDTPGHEAFTAMRARGAKATDIVILVVAADDGVMPQTREAIHHAQAAGVPIVVAINKIDKPEANLERVKTELVAEQVVPEEYGGDVPFIGVSAKTGDGIDALLENVLLQAEVLELKAAKEAPAQGLVIEARLDKGRGPVATVLVQSGTLKRGDMLLAGSTYGRVRAMLDENGKPCNEAGPSIPVEIQGLSEVPAAGESVQVVPDERKAREIALFRQGKFRDVKLAKQQAFKLETMMENMEEGAIEAKLLPLIIKADVQGSQEALSQSLQKLSTAEVKVQIVHAAVGGITETDVNLAVASKAVIIGFNSRADGAARKLAENNGVDIRYHNIIYDAVDEVKAALSGMLTPDKKEEITGMVEIRQVFLVSKVGAIAGCLVLDGVIKRNSSVRLLRDNVVVWSGELDSLKRFKDDAKEVRAGVECGLSLKGYNDIKEGDQLEAFEVTEVARTL, encoded by the coding sequence ATGGCAACAACAGTAAAAGTACTCGCTAAAGAATTAAAACGTACCGCGCCAGACCTTCTAGAGCAATTGAAGGCGGCCGGTGTTGAAAAAGGTTCTGAGGACGACAGCATTACCGAAAAGGACAAGACTGTCCTGCTTGAGCATTTGCAAAAAGAGCATGGCAGTGCAGATACGGGTAGTCGTAAAAAGATTACCTTAATCAAGCGCGAAAACTCTGAGATTCGTCAGGCAGATTCTGCTGGGCGTACTCGCACTGTTCAGGTTGAGGTTCGTAAAAAGCGCGTGCTCGTTAAAGCAGGAGATAAAGCTCCTGAAGAGGCTCCTGCTCCAGCAGCCAAGAAAGCTGTTTCTGCAGCATCCGCTAAACCCATCTTATCCGCTGAAGAGTTAGAAAAACGCGCTGCTGAAGCTACGCGTCAAGCTGAGTTATTGGCTCGTCAAGAAGCTGAAATGAAAGCAGCAGAAGATGCTCGCCAAAAAGAGGCTGATGCTGCAGCGGCTGCAAGTGCAGCTGAGCCAGCGACTGAGAAATCCGCCAAGGCAGACGGAGATGCTGCAGCAGCTAAAGCTGCTGAAAAGAAAGCGAAGGCTGACAAGGCTGCTAAAGATATTGCTGATGCTAATAAAGTGCAATTGGCGGATATCACTAAACGCCGTGCCGCTGCTGAGGCTGAAGCTTTAGCAATTCGCGACATGATGAGTACACCTGCGCGTGTTCTTAAGGCGCCAAGTGAAATTGCTGCTGAAGAAGCTAAAAAAGGTACTCTACATAAGCCTGCCAAGGTTGAGGGTGCTGAGGATAAGAAAAAAGCAGTTGCTAAAGTTGGCGGTAAGACGATTAAATCTGCAGAGACTTCATCTACTTGGCAAGAAGAAGGCGCTAAAAAACCAGGTGGTCTCAAGACTCGTGGTGATAGCTCAGGTGGTGTAGGTGGTTGGCGTTCAGGCGGCGGCAGAAGAAAGCAACGTCAAATTGCTGAAGCCAATGTCGACACCAATTTCCAAGTGCCTACTGAAGCTATTGTGCGCGATGTCAATGTCCCAGAAACCATCACCGTTGCTGAGTTAGCTCACGCTATGGCTGTGAAGAGTGCAGAAGTGATTAAGCTCTTGATGGGTATGGGTCAGATGGTCACCATTAACCAGATCTTGGATCAAGATACGGCAATGATCATCGTCGAGGAAATGGGCCACACAGCGCATGCTGCTAAGTTAGATGACCCCGATTTAGATTTGGGTACAGCTGGTCACGATGCAGAGTTATTGCCGCGTCCACCCGTAGTTACGGTGATGGGTCACGTTGACCACGGTAAAACATCTTTACTTGATAAGATTCGCGCAGCTAAGGTTGCAACTGGCGAAGCTGGTGGTATTACTCAGCACATCGGCGCGTATCACGTTGAAACTCCCCGCGGCATGATTACCTTCCTTGATACTCCGGGTCACGAAGCCTTTACGGCAATGCGTGCTCGCGGTGCCAAGGCAACGGATATCGTGATCTTGGTGGTTGCAGCGGATGATGGCGTGATGCCACAAACCAGAGAAGCGATTCACCATGCTCAAGCAGCGGGTGTTCCAATCGTTGTAGCAATCAATAAGATTGATAAACCTGAGGCCAATTTAGAGCGTGTCAAAACGGAATTGGTAGCTGAGCAAGTAGTGCCTGAGGAATACGGTGGCGATGTGCCATTTATTGGTGTTTCTGCCAAAACAGGTGATGGTATCGATGCATTGCTCGAGAACGTGCTCTTGCAAGCAGAAGTGTTAGAGCTTAAAGCAGCTAAAGAAGCTCCGGCACAAGGCTTAGTGATTGAGGCACGTTTGGATAAAGGGCGTGGCCCGGTTGCAACTGTTCTCGTTCAGTCTGGAACGCTCAAGCGTGGCGATATGTTGTTAGCTGGTTCAACCTACGGTCGTGTTCGCGCGATGTTGGATGAGAACGGTAAGCCATGTAATGAAGCTGGCCCATCTATCCCTGTAGAGATCCAAGGTTTATCTGAGGTTCCTGCAGCTGGTGAATCTGTACAAGTGGTTCCTGACGAGCGTAAAGCACGCGAGATTGCACTGTTCCGTCAAGGCAAGTTCCGTGATGTGAAGCTAGCGAAACAGCAAGCCTTCAAACTCGAAACCATGATGGAAAACATGGAAGAGGGTGCAATTGAAGCGAAGTTGTTGCCGCTGATTATTAAAGCAGACGTACAAGGTTCTCAAGAGGCATTGTCACAGTCATTGCAAAAGCTCTCTACTGCGGAGGTGAAGGTTCAAATCGTTCACGCAGCAGTCGGTGGCATTACTGAGACTGACGTGAACTTGGCAGTTGCTTCTAAGGCAGTGATCATTGGCTTTAACTCTCGTGCAGATGGTGCGGCGCGTAAGTTGGCTGAAAATAATGGTGTGGATATTCGTTATCACAACATTATTTATGACGCAGTTGATGAAGTGAAGGCAGCCTTAAGCGGCATGTTGACACCAGATAAGAAAGAAGAAATCACCGGTATGGTGGAGATTCGTCAAGTCTTCTTGGTATCTAAAGTTGGCGCGATTGCTGGTTGCTTAGTGCTCGATGGTGTGATTAAGCGTAACTCTAGTGTTCGCCTCTTGCGTGACAATGTGGTGGTCTGGAGTGGTGAGCTAGATTCTCTCAAGCGCTTTAAGGATGATGCAAAAGAAGTTCGTGCCGGTGTTGAGTGTGGCTTGTCATTAAAAGGCTACAACGACATCAAAGAGGGCGATCAACTAGAAGCATTTGAAGTGACTGAAGTTGCTAGAACACTTTAA